A genomic segment from Acidimicrobiia bacterium encodes:
- a CDS encoding ABC transporter ATP-binding protein: MSIVMKQVDKTYGEGATTVHALRGVDLEIPSGEFAVLLGPSGSGKTTALNLTGAIDDVTAGSLVVNGIDVTTLTADEQISYRRSEVGFIFQFFNLIPTLTAAENVELVAELTGHDGGDRAREVLKLVGLADRADHFPAQLSGGEQQRVAIARALAKEPPILLCDEPTGELDFETGRMILGLLRDLNRRNNQTVLIVTHNAAVGDMADRVLRLRSGMVVDDLRIDSPVEAEALTW, translated from the coding sequence CATGCCTTGCGCGGCGTCGACCTCGAGATTCCGTCCGGCGAATTCGCCGTCTTGCTTGGACCGAGCGGCTCCGGGAAGACGACCGCGCTCAACCTGACGGGGGCCATCGACGATGTGACGGCCGGTTCGCTCGTTGTGAACGGCATCGATGTCACGACCTTGACGGCCGACGAGCAGATTTCCTATCGCCGCTCGGAGGTCGGATTCATCTTCCAGTTCTTCAATTTGATCCCCACCCTGACGGCAGCCGAGAACGTCGAACTAGTCGCCGAACTGACCGGCCACGACGGTGGTGATCGGGCCCGTGAGGTTTTGAAGCTGGTGGGCCTGGCCGACCGGGCCGACCACTTCCCGGCGCAGTTGTCGGGCGGTGAGCAGCAGCGGGTCGCCATCGCCAGAGCCCTCGCCAAGGAACCGCCGATTCTCCTGTGCGATGAGCCGACCGGCGAGCTCGACTTCGAGACCGGTCGGATGATCCTCGGGCTGTTGCGGGACTTGAACCGCCGGAACAACCAGACGGTGCTCATTGTCACCCACAACGCGGCGGTCGGGGATATGGCCGATCGCGTCCTGCGATTGCGGTCGGGGATGGTGGTTGATGATCTTCGGATCGACTCTCCGGTGGAGGCGGAGGCACTGACATGGTGA
- a CDS encoding FtsX-like permease family protein, producing MVSTLNRKLRRDIRRHRAQFIAVAVTVFLGVTMFVASYDSYLNLDASYQATFTEYRFANVTYVGGDVETLAGSVAVVEGVESVAVRTVADHPLQIGGVKMLGRVVGVPADRQADVNQLKVLEGSYLGVGDSVLVEEHMANHFDLSPGESIDVLAGDNWVSAEVAGIVSSPEYIWPSRSRQELITTPDNFGVIFTTEETAQKFTESGPNELAVYFDGGAENDGLLEQLAPTATAAGVAADYTRAEQPSNAALSEDIKGFEEMAGFFPLLFLTAAGLASYVMISRLVHAQRPHIGAMLANGMTKGKVLRHYLGYGVVPGVVAAVPGAIAGALLARVITTFYTGLLSVPVTLIEFYPINAVGGILFGVGAAFLAALAPALVASRIRPAEAMRGETPTGGGQISLLERIIPPLRRLPIRWRMPLRGIGRNPRRTIYTVVGVVLSLMLVLVSWGMIDTVNYLMNTQFVDIQQEDATVYFIGPVAPAEVAALTGLDGIDSVETSLQVPVTLVAGVEDYDTALVALASNTQMHRFLSVNGDWLDLGSEGVLVGKAVADLLGVEVGDPLEVQVGAIGASFTDEIAGFLDEPLGTLAYISTERVEGLVGSRLPATSALIRYEEGFEGSDLRPAITALPGVAAFNDSKAMFDMMQQFMLLFYAFVGVMLVFGGAMAFALIFNAMSVNIAERRREVATLLAVGTDRRTISRLITTENLIVAIMGIPIGLLAGYYLSKAAMGTFSSDMFSFDLYVKPMTFVWASLAIVVVALVSQIPGLRAIRRISIPEVIKERAA from the coding sequence ATGGTGAGCACGCTCAATCGGAAACTCCGGCGCGACATCCGCCGACACCGTGCCCAGTTCATCGCAGTTGCAGTAACCGTCTTCCTCGGCGTCACGATGTTCGTAGCCTCCTACGACTCGTACCTCAATTTGGACGCCTCCTATCAGGCCACCTTCACCGAGTACCGATTCGCCAACGTGACCTACGTCGGGGGCGATGTCGAGACGCTGGCGGGCTCGGTGGCCGTGGTTGAGGGTGTCGAGTCGGTGGCGGTGCGGACCGTGGCCGACCACCCTCTTCAGATAGGCGGGGTCAAGATGCTCGGCCGGGTCGTCGGCGTGCCCGCCGACCGGCAGGCGGACGTCAATCAGTTGAAAGTGCTCGAGGGCTCGTATCTCGGCGTGGGCGACTCCGTGCTCGTCGAAGAGCACATGGCGAATCACTTCGACTTGAGCCCCGGTGAATCCATTGACGTTCTCGCCGGCGACAACTGGGTTTCAGCTGAAGTGGCAGGCATCGTTTCTTCGCCCGAGTACATCTGGCCTTCGCGCAGCCGCCAGGAACTCATCACCACCCCCGACAACTTTGGTGTGATCTTTACCACTGAGGAAACCGCGCAGAAGTTCACAGAGTCCGGCCCGAATGAACTGGCCGTCTATTTCGATGGCGGCGCGGAAAACGACGGTCTGCTCGAGCAGTTGGCGCCTACGGCGACGGCGGCGGGGGTCGCAGCGGATTACACGCGAGCGGAGCAGCCGTCGAATGCTGCGCTGTCTGAGGATATCAAGGGATTCGAGGAGATGGCAGGGTTCTTCCCCTTGTTGTTCCTTACGGCCGCCGGTCTGGCGTCGTATGTGATGATCAGCCGCCTCGTCCACGCGCAGCGCCCGCACATCGGAGCGATGCTCGCCAACGGGATGACGAAAGGGAAGGTACTCAGGCATTATCTCGGGTACGGGGTGGTTCCGGGGGTGGTGGCCGCCGTTCCCGGAGCGATTGCCGGAGCGTTGCTCGCCCGCGTCATCACTACCTTCTACACGGGACTGTTGTCGGTTCCGGTGACCCTCATCGAGTTCTACCCGATCAACGCCGTCGGCGGGATCCTCTTCGGCGTTGGAGCTGCCTTCCTGGCCGCCCTGGCGCCCGCCCTCGTCGCATCGCGTATTCGCCCTGCAGAAGCAATGCGTGGCGAGACTCCCACGGGAGGAGGGCAGATCAGCCTGCTCGAACGAATCATCCCGCCGCTTCGACGTTTGCCGATCCGCTGGCGCATGCCGCTTCGTGGTATCGGACGCAATCCGCGCCGCACGATCTACACGGTGGTAGGGGTAGTGCTGTCGCTGATGCTGGTGCTCGTGTCGTGGGGGATGATCGACACGGTCAACTACCTGATGAACACTCAGTTCGTCGACATCCAGCAGGAGGACGCGACGGTCTATTTCATCGGTCCGGTCGCGCCCGCCGAAGTCGCAGCACTGACCGGACTCGACGGCATCGACTCCGTTGAAACGAGCCTCCAGGTTCCGGTCACGCTGGTCGCCGGGGTCGAGGATTACGACACGGCGCTGGTCGCTCTTGCGTCCAATACGCAGATGCACAGGTTCCTGTCCGTGAACGGTGATTGGCTCGATCTGGGGTCCGAGGGCGTGCTGGTTGGTAAGGCCGTTGCGGATCTCCTGGGAGTTGAGGTCGGTGACCCTCTCGAGGTGCAGGTGGGGGCTATCGGGGCATCGTTCACAGACGAGATCGCGGGATTTCTCGATGAGCCCCTCGGGACACTCGCCTACATCTCGACCGAGCGTGTCGAGGGACTGGTGGGGTCCCGTCTGCCTGCCACCTCAGCCTTGATTAGATACGAGGAAGGTTTCGAGGGAAGCGACCTCCGACCGGCCATCACCGCACTGCCGGGTGTCGCAGCGTTCAACGACTCCAAGGCGATGTTCGACATGATGCAGCAGTTCATGCTGCTCTTCTATGCGTTTGTCGGGGTGATGCTGGTATTCGGCGGAGCGATGGCGTTCGCCCTGATCTTCAACGCAATGAGCGTGAATATCGCCGAGCGGCGTAGGGAAGTCGCGACCTTGCTGGCCGTCGGGACCGATCGTCGAACGATCAGTCGGTTGATCACAACCGAGAACTTGATCGTGGCGATCATGGGTATCCCGATCGGGCTCTTGGCCGGGTATTACCTCTCCAAGGCAGCGATGGGAACCTTCAGCAGTGACATGTTCTCGTTCGATCTCTATGTGAAGCCGATGACCTTCGTCTGGGCTTCGCTGGCCATAGTGGTGGTGGCGCTCGTCAGCCAGATCCCCGGCTTGCGAGCAATTCGCAGGATCAGCATCCCGGAGGTCATCAAGGAGCGAGCGGCCTGA